One region of Brassica napus cultivar Da-Ae chromosome A10, Da-Ae, whole genome shotgun sequence genomic DNA includes:
- the LOC106386549 gene encoding uncharacterized protein LOC106386549 produces MNPSESSLGGKQPSLRRSLSTPTLCGGGSTAAEFCGGTTAGCAALCCCAPCSVVSLVVFAVYKAPRRICRRAIRRVRRRRRRISKKEVSDNGDCEKKLCKVGSSQFAVHPLESKDNEDMDKLAMYLSEEEEEDDEVIALEKEMWNRFNSGGFWRAETASCRQFEM; encoded by the coding sequence ATGAATCCGTCTGAATCGTCTCTCGGCGGGAAACAACCGAGTCTCCGTCGAAGCCTATCGACGCCGACGCTGTGCGGCGGAGGATCCACGGCGGCGGAGTTCTGCGGCGGCACGACGGCGGGATGCGCTGCCCTATGCTGCTGCGCCCCTTGCAGCGTGGTGAGCCTCGTCGTGTTCGCCGTCTACAAGGCTCCCCGGAGAATCTGCCGCCGCGCTATTCGCCGTGTGCGGCGGAGGAGACGAAGGATATCGAAGAAGGAGGTTTCGGATaacggagattgcgagaagaagctgtgcaaAGTTGGGAGCTCACAGTTCGCTGTTCATCCGTTAGAGAGTAAAGACAATGAAGATATGGATAAGTTAGCGATGTATTTgtcggaagaagaagaagaagacgacgaagTGATTGCGTTAGAGAAAGAGATGTGGAATAGATTTAACAGTGGAGGTTTCTGGCGAGCCGAAACGGCGTCGTGTAGACAGTTTGAAATGTAG